From Sulfurovum zhangzhouensis, one genomic window encodes:
- a CDS encoding iron-sulfur cluster assembly scaffold protein has translation MARNDLIGGALWEEYSQEVQKRMDNPANMGEITEAEAGENKLVIADFGAESCGDAVRLYWLIDPKDDKIINSKFKSFGCGTAIASSDMMAELCMGKTVDEAVKITNIDVEKALRDTPDVPAVPGQKMHCSVMAYDVIKKAASIYKNVDMDSFEDEFILCECARITQETIQEVIRLNKLTTIEEIVAYTKAGAFCKSCVRPGGHEVKDVYLVDLLATALDEREAQEKSRKIIEAKGDGSFESMGLVQKIKSVESILEEYIRPTLKADGGDVELMDIKAVDDIFEVLIKYKGECMSCSMNTTTTLAGIEDMLKFKLKAPLKVIVV, from the coding sequence ATGGCTAGAAATGATCTTATCGGCGGCGCACTTTGGGAGGAATATTCACAAGAGGTACAAAAGAGAATGGATAATCCTGCAAATATGGGAGAGATCACTGAAGCAGAAGCGGGCGAGAACAAACTTGTCATCGCAGATTTCGGTGCAGAGAGTTGTGGTGATGCAGTAAGACTTTACTGGCTGATAGATCCAAAAGATGACAAGATCATCAATAGTAAGTTCAAAAGTTTCGGTTGTGGTACTGCAATCGCAAGTTCAGATATGATGGCGGAACTTTGTATGGGTAAAACAGTGGATGAAGCAGTCAAGATCACAAACATTGATGTTGAGAAAGCGCTTAGAGATACTCCTGATGTTCCTGCAGTACCAGGGCAGAAGATGCACTGTTCTGTAATGGCATATGATGTGATCAAGAAAGCTGCTTCTATCTATAAGAATGTTGATATGGATAGTTTTGAAGATGAGTTCATCCTCTGTGAGTGTGCACGTATCACTCAAGAGACGATCCAGGAAGTGATCCGTCTGAATAAACTTACAACCATTGAGGAAATCGTTGCTTATACTAAAGCAGGTGCATTCTGTAAGTCTTGTGTCAGACCTGGAGGGCATGAAGTAAAAGATGTCTATTTGGTTGATCTTCTGGCTACAGCACTTGATGAGAGAGAAGCACAAGAGAAATCACGCAAGATCATTGAAGCAAAAGGTGACGGATCATTTGAATCGATGGGACTTGTACAGAAGATCAAATCTGTTGAGTCTATCCTTGAGGAGTATATCAGACCTACACTCAAAGCGGATGGTGGTGATGTAGAACTTATGGATATCAAAGCGGTTGATGATATATTTGAAGTGTTGATCAAGTACAAAGGTGAGTGTATGAGCTGTTCTATGAACACTACTACAACACTCGCAGGTATTGAAGATATGCTTAAGTTCAAACTCAAAGCACCTCTGAAAGTGATCGTAGTCTAA
- a CDS encoding aldo/keto reductase — protein sequence MAYATKEGTFTYLKKFSKYNKDFFRYNGEYFVSSLGLGTFRKEPYREENYVISYKDAVKTAIENGINVIDTAINYRYQVSEQEIGEALEEIFEEGKVGRESLVITSKAGFIPLEFPFPENPYEWIEENILNRGLASKDEVVIDQHCMSPEYLRWSVEKSLDNLKLDTLDILYLHNPETQLGYVDREAVLARIKEAFMLFESLVQEGKIRAYGIAAWNAFLYEEGHTEYLSLSEIVKIAQEVGGISHHFKYLQVPFNLAKPHAYSYSNQMGPDGKYYTLMQAAHGYGLGLFASSSLLQMNLFKGKFSEQLRETLETENVTDVATALQFARSGNVLSALFGSIEPQHVKDNLMLAYLNEAKPTQIQSLFGVKDAV from the coding sequence ATGGCGTATGCAACCAAAGAGGGGACCTTTACGTATCTTAAGAAGTTCTCTAAGTATAACAAAGACTTTTTCAGATATAACGGAGAGTATTTTGTCTCATCTTTGGGACTGGGCACTTTCCGCAAAGAGCCCTATAGAGAAGAGAACTATGTGATCAGCTATAAGGATGCGGTAAAGACTGCCATTGAGAATGGGATCAATGTCATTGATACGGCGATCAACTACCGTTATCAGGTAAGTGAACAAGAGATCGGTGAAGCACTTGAAGAAATATTTGAGGAAGGTAAGGTGGGCAGAGAATCTTTGGTCATTACCTCAAAAGCAGGCTTTATCCCTCTAGAGTTTCCTTTTCCTGAAAATCCATATGAATGGATCGAAGAGAATATCCTGAATAGAGGGCTTGCATCCAAAGATGAGGTTGTGATCGATCAGCACTGCATGAGTCCGGAGTATCTGAGATGGAGTGTAGAAAAATCACTGGATAATCTCAAGCTTGATACGCTGGATATCCTCTATCTACATAACCCCGAAACTCAGTTGGGTTATGTAGACAGAGAAGCGGTGCTTGCACGTATCAAGGAGGCATTTATGCTTTTTGAATCACTGGTTCAGGAAGGAAAGATACGTGCTTATGGGATCGCAGCATGGAATGCATTTTTGTATGAAGAGGGACATACTGAGTATTTGAGTCTCTCGGAGATCGTCAAGATCGCTCAGGAAGTCGGCGGTATCTCACATCATTTCAAGTATCTGCAGGTACCTTTCAATCTTGCTAAGCCGCATGCGTACAGCTATAGCAATCAAATGGGGCCTGATGGCAAGTACTATACTTTGATGCAGGCTGCACATGGATATGGACTTGGTTTGTTTGCCTCATCTTCACTGCTGCAGATGAATCTTTTCAAAGGGAAGTTCAGCGAACAATTACGTGAGACTTTGGAGACCGAGAATGTGACGGATGTTGCTACAGCCTTACAGTTTGCAAGATCAGGCAATGTTCTTAGTGCACTGTTCGGCTCGATAGAACCGCAGCATGTCAAAGATAATCTAATGCTTGCCTATCTCAATGAGGCAAAACCAACTCAGATACAGAGCCTGTTTGGGGTAAAAGATGCTGTATGA
- a CDS encoding L-aspartate oxidase: MLYDVVVVGSGISGLYAALYAQRSGAKVAVVTKGNPMRSNSAVASGGINAVINLSEYDSYLKHADDTIAGADGLVHEHNIKKMCEAAPDIIHELVKMGVGFDTNEDESIAQRPFGGGSAVRTCYIADRTGSAIVMSLLQQCRRAGITILTNYKLLNIIKYENKLAGISVLRRSDSQVIALACKSLVLAGGGYAGVYRGHSTNAQESSGDVIATAFRANILLSNMEFVQFHPTTLKTNGALISEAARGEGAYLVDETGERFTDELQTRDKLSREIIEHMKKGHKVYLDFRHLGEELIDKKLPSSRKMALNAAGVDIVKELLEITPSAHYTIGGIWTRPDTSTTMDGVFACGECAVTGVHGANRLGGNSLLEGAYFGRIAGYEAAKASYKKDYLPIDYSEVEKDMNRIELIMNGENRFNINAMRVSLGEMLFRNAGPFRSEEGLGDAISYVTYLRGKRYGLNCINKEKENNVELSSILEFHNALFIAEAIVNVAYRRKESRGVHYRNDYPQQDNKHFNVASYLRRIGKEFMNITFEKAVKIDVGYAIKKLLIILKG, from the coding sequence ATGCTGTATGACGTAGTTGTGGTAGGTAGTGGAATATCAGGTTTATATGCTGCTCTTTATGCACAGAGAAGCGGGGCAAAAGTAGCCGTTGTTACCAAAGGGAATCCTATGCGTTCCAACTCCGCTGTGGCATCAGGGGGTATCAATGCCGTGATCAACCTGAGCGAATATGATTCCTATCTAAAGCATGCCGATGATACGATCGCAGGTGCAGATGGTCTGGTACATGAACATAATATCAAAAAAATGTGTGAGGCGGCCCCCGATATCATTCATGAGCTTGTAAAGATGGGTGTCGGATTTGATACCAATGAAGATGAATCTATAGCACAGCGTCCGTTTGGCGGCGGTAGTGCGGTACGTACCTGTTATATAGCTGATAGAACAGGTTCTGCTATCGTAATGTCTTTACTGCAACAGTGCCGCAGGGCAGGTATCACGATACTGACAAATTACAAACTGTTAAACATCATCAAGTATGAAAACAAACTGGCAGGTATCAGTGTACTACGAAGATCTGATTCTCAGGTCATCGCTTTGGCCTGTAAATCATTGGTACTTGCCGGAGGCGGGTATGCAGGTGTATATAGGGGGCACTCTACCAACGCCCAGGAGAGTTCTGGTGATGTGATCGCTACGGCATTTCGGGCAAATATTTTGCTTTCGAATATGGAGTTTGTACAGTTTCATCCTACTACCTTGAAAACCAACGGTGCTTTGATCAGTGAAGCAGCAAGAGGTGAAGGTGCCTATCTTGTTGATGAAACCGGTGAAAGATTTACTGATGAGCTTCAGACCAGGGACAAACTTTCCCGTGAGATCATAGAGCATATGAAGAAAGGTCATAAAGTTTATCTGGACTTTAGGCATCTAGGGGAAGAACTGATCGATAAAAAACTGCCGTCATCCAGAAAAATGGCTCTCAATGCAGCGGGTGTTGATATCGTCAAAGAGCTTCTGGAGATCACACCTTCAGCACACTATACGATAGGTGGGATATGGACCAGACCGGATACTTCAACAACTATGGATGGTGTATTTGCTTGTGGAGAGTGTGCCGTAACAGGTGTACACGGTGCTAACCGTTTAGGTGGAAACTCTCTTTTAGAGGGTGCATATTTTGGAAGGATAGCAGGATATGAGGCGGCAAAAGCATCCTATAAAAAAGATTATCTTCCTATTGATTATTCTGAAGTAGAAAAAGATATGAACCGCATTGAGCTTATCATGAACGGTGAGAACAGATTCAATATCAATGCAATGAGAGTAAGTCTTGGAGAGATGTTATTTAGAAATGCCGGGCCATTCAGATCTGAAGAAGGATTGGGGGATGCGATCTCCTATGTAACCTATCTTAGAGGTAAGCGTTACGGTCTTAACTGTATCAATAAAGAAAAAGAGAACAATGTCGAGCTCTCTTCTATCCTGGAGTTTCATAATGCACTTTTTATTGCTGAAGCGATAGTAAATGTTGCTTACCGTAGAAAAGAGAGTAGAGGTGTACATTATAGAAATGACTATCCACAACAGGATAACAAGCATTTTAATGTCGCTTCTTATCTGAGAAGAATAGGAAAGGAGTTTATGAATATAACATTTGAAAAAGCGGTTAAGATAGATGTTGGGTATGCAATCAAAAAATTATTAATTATATTGAAAGGATAA
- the nifT gene encoding putative nitrogen fixation protein NifT, producing the protein MAKVMLRENDEGKILFYVAKKDMEEIISGLEFDSDEKWGGNVNLTNGDVWFIEPGPKDLPNEVNAKIISRGDD; encoded by the coding sequence ATGGCAAAAGTAATGTTAAGAGAAAATGATGAAGGGAAAATACTCTTCTATGTGGCAAAAAAGGATATGGAAGAGATCATATCAGGATTGGAGTTTGACAGTGATGAGAAGTGGGGTGGTAATGTAAACTTGACAAATGGAGATGTATGGTTTATCGAGCCGGGTCCTAAAGACCTTCCAAATGAGGTCAATGCAAAGATCATCAGTAGAGGGGATGATTGA
- a CDS encoding cytochrome c produces the protein MIRFLGIIIALTTGILATENQKGVEGLSGDTRSLLAEEMRHIEKGMHSIFSNIVKGEYEEISKMATDIHDSFIFTKSLTQAQREELKTNLPQGFIELDRSFHATAGKLSEAAEFEEKKAVEENFSKMMGLCVQCHSTYATQRFKTFSE, from the coding sequence ATGATCAGGTTCTTAGGAATAATTATCGCTTTAACAACAGGGATATTAGCAACTGAAAATCAAAAAGGCGTAGAAGGATTATCAGGAGATACAAGATCACTTCTTGCTGAGGAGATGAGACATATCGAAAAAGGGATGCATAGTATCTTTTCTAATATAGTAAAAGGTGAGTATGAAGAGATCTCCAAAATGGCAACAGATATCCATGACAGTTTTATCTTCACTAAAAGTTTAACACAGGCACAAAGAGAAGAATTGAAAACAAATTTACCGCAGGGGTTTATTGAACTAGACCGTTCTTTCCATGCTACAGCCGGTAAATTATCTGAAGCAGCCGAATTTGAAGAGAAAAAAGCAGTAGAGGAAAATTTTTCCAAAATGATGGGACTTTGTGTGCAATGCCACTCAACCTATGCGACACAACGGTTTAAGACTTTTTCTGAGTGA
- a CDS encoding P-II family nitrogen regulator — MYLITAIINAECVKDVLEDLKSSEIEGVTLSKVKGKGKFIDSMKEVDEHIRLDIVVSSPHFKELAKEAIRDNARNSEKGSGKMWVTPVMEVERIRTGEINADALSHSVIDKISPSMKDSFTAEDTPAS, encoded by the coding sequence ATGTATTTAATCACTGCCATTATCAATGCTGAATGTGTAAAAGACGTACTTGAAGACCTCAAATCTTCGGAGATAGAAGGTGTTACGTTGAGTAAAGTAAAAGGAAAAGGTAAGTTTATCGATTCAATGAAAGAAGTAGATGAACATATCAGGCTTGACATCGTTGTATCCAGCCCACACTTCAAAGAACTTGCCAAAGAAGCGATACGTGACAATGCAAGAAACTCGGAAAAGGGTTCTGGGAAAATGTGGGTCACACCTGTAATGGAAGTAGAACGTATCCGTACAGGAGAAATCAATGCAGATGCACTCTCCCACTCAGTGATCGATAAGATCTCCCCAAGTATGAAAGACAGTTTCACAGCAGAAGACACACCGGCTAGTTAA